The DNA sequence ACGCGGCACGCTCAGCTACCTGGAGGTGCCCGTGCTCATCGGCCGCCGGCTGGGCGAGTGTCTCACGCTGCAGGCGGGTCCGGCCATGGGCTTGTTGTTGGGCAACCAGGTGAAGGTGACCGGCACACAGCGCGTCACCACCGACGGCAACACGGTGACCACCAGCCTGGATGCCACCACCAGCAGCACGGATGGCCTGAACGCGGTGGAGTTCGCCGGGGTGATCGGCCTGGGCTACCGCTTGGACAACGGTATGGACCTGGGCTTGCGCTTCTGGAACGGCTTCACACCCCTGCAGGAGGACACGGACATCATACGCACCAAGCAGCGTTTGATCCAGTTGTCCGTGGGATGGGCCTTCAAGCGCGGCTGAACGGTCCGTGGCAATGCCTTGGCTTGGATGGCTGATACCTGGAACCGACCCCCACTTGGGCGGTCCACATGGCAACGGCCATTGATAGGGCCCTCGCATGATGATGTGATGCCCGTGGAGGGCCTACTCCCGCAGGGCATACGGGGCCCTTCCACCGGGTCCGGTGAATAAAAAGGCGCTCATCGTGATCCCAAGCATGCCATAGGATCGGTGGATGGCCTATGTTTGACGCGTTCCTTAGCACTCAACCAAACCAAACAGACAATGAAGAAGTTGATCCTTTCAGGCATGGCCCTGGTGATGGCCGGGGGCATGATGGCCCAGTCCAACCAGCTCTCCTTCGGCTTGGACCTGGCCCTCCCCATGGGTGATTTCGGTGATGCTTACACCTTGGGTATCGGTCCTGCCGTTGGCTTTGAGCTTCCGGTCGGGGACAACCTGGGCATCACCGCACAGTTGAGCTACCAGATCTTGATGGTGGACAGCGACCTGAGTGACTTCATCAAGAGCGCATCGATGATGCCGATCCAAGTGGGCCTCAAGTACTATTTCTCCGAGCAGCAGGCAGGTTTGTATGGCCATGCGCAGGTGGGTGTGCATAGTTCCAGTGTGACCACCGAGGACATCGATCTCGGCCCCTTTGGCAAGATCGAGGGCACCACGAATTCCAGTTCGAACTTCAGCTGGGCCATTGGAGCGGGTTACCAATTGGAGAAGCTCGATATCGGACTTCGTTACAATTCGATCTCGCCCGACAGCGACGCGCCGGATGGCACCTCGTCCTCCACCTACATCGGTCTCCGTGTGGGTTACATCCTGAGCCTGAAGTAGTGCAGGCCCAATACTTCTTCAACGGGGCGGCCACTGGCCGCCCCGTTCGTTTTCCACCGATCGGCATGGCATTGGCAACGCCGCCGCAAAGGTCATCCGGCCTTCGCCCTGTGCATGCCCGTCGCTAACTTGGCGCGCCTTCCAGAAGGCCCCACGCCACCAGACCACGATCCATGAAACACACGCATACGCTCACCCTTCTCCTGGCCATGGCCTGCCTGCCCTATGCCATCCACGCGCAGGACGATGAGAAGAAGGACGAGAACCTCATCCTGAACGGCAGCTTCGAGGAGATGGACGGCAAGCTCAAGCGCTTGGGTTCCATCGAGATGGCCAAGGGCTGGAAGAGTCCCACGGGTGTGCCCGCCGACCTGTTCAGTGAAACGGTGGCCGGCTCCCCGGTGAGCGCACCGCGCAACCAGTTCGGCGATCAAAGCGCCCTGAGCGGCGTGAACTACGCCGGCGTGCTGTGGTGGAGCTACCAGAACAAGCAGCCGCGCAGCTATCTGTCGGCCAAGTTGAAGACGCCCATGCGCAAGGGCCAGAAATACTGCGTGAAGTATTACGTGAGCCTCGGTGATCTGAGCAAGTACGCCACCAACGAACTGGGCGCCTACCTCAGCAAGATCCAGGTGGCCAAGAAGGAGACCGCCAACCTCACCTACAATCCGCAGATCCCCGTGCTGCGCAACAAGATCTACGACGACATGTTCAGCTGGCAGGGCGTGTGCGGCGTTTACGAGGCGCAGGGCGAAGAGCAATACCTGATCATCGGCAACTTCGCCGCCACCGAAAAGACGGACACCTCCAAGCCCAAGCGGCCCAAGGGCGAGAACCGGCCGCAGCAGATGCTCGCCTACTACTTCATCGACGATGTGAGCGTGACGCCCGTGAAGAGCGCCGCCGAGTGCACCTGCGAGCAGATCGACAAGGCCGAGAGCGAGTACATCTTCAGCCGCCGTGGGGCGACCACACCCGGCATGAAACCCGCCCAGCGTGTGGACGCCATGGTGATCTACTTCAAGCGCTTCCAGCGCAACATCGACCCCGCCATGGAATCCTGGATCGAGGAGATGGCCAGGTTCATGGAAGAGGACCCCACGATCCGGGTGCGCCTCACCGGTTTCATCGATGAGACCGAGAAGGACCGCATGCGCATGCGCCCGGACCTGGAAACGCTGGCCGTGGAGCGCGCCGAAGCGGTGAAGGAAGCCTTGGTCGAAGCGGGCATCCCGGCTTCACGCATATCCACCGCCGCGAAGGGCGCCGAGGAACTGGCCGACGATGCCGGCACCGAAGTGGCCATGAGCAAGAACAGGCGGGTGGAGGTGGAGTTGGTGCGGTAGAAGTCGATCGGTCCCATTGCTGTACCACTTTCCAGAGCGCGATAGGTGGAAAGTGCAAAAGCGGAAGGTGTCCGAGCACATGCCCGCATGACGTGGTGAACGGCAAGGCCCTACATTTCCCCCATGAAGAAGGGCGACCCCAGGGTCATCCGTGGCTGGACGATGTACGACTGGGCCAATTCGGTCTACTCGCTCACCATCACCACGGCGGTCTTCCCGGTCTTCTACCTCGCCATCACGCACGATGGTGATACCGATCTGGTGCTGGAGCGCCACGGTCTGCCCTCGCAATCGCTGTATTCCTACGCCCTCAGCGCCGGCTTCCTGCTGGTGGCCCTGATCACCCCGGTGCTCAGCGGTATCGCCGACCACACCGGCAGCAAGAAAAAGTTCCTCCAGGCATTCTGCTATCTGGGCGCCGCGTCCTGCGCGGGCCTGTTCTTCTTCGGCCTGGACACCCTGTGGATCGGACTGCTGATGGTGATGCTCGCCTGCGTGGGCTTCAGTGGCAGCCTCATCTTTTACGACGCCTTCCTGCCCGAGATCGCCGAGCCCAAGGACCATGACCGCGTCAGTGCGAGAGGCTACACCATGGGCTATCTCGGCAGTGTGATACTGCTGGTGCTGAACCTGCTGATGGTGATGAAGCCCGGGTGGTTCGGCATACCGGATCGGGATGGGCTGCCCGCGCGGATCACCTTCCTCACCGTGGCGGTCTGGTGGGCGGGCTTCGCGCAACTGGCCTTCCGGGTGCTGCCCGACAATCCCTACGGCCGCAAACCCACCGGCGACATCCTGCTGAACGGCTACCACGAGTTGCGCAAGGTGTGGCGCGAATTGCGGAGCACCAAGCGCCTCAACGGCTATCTCATGGCCTTCTTCGTCTTCAACATGGGCATCCAGACCATCATGTACCTGGCCGTGACCTATGCCAAGGAGGAAGTGAAGGACCACGACGCGTTGGGCGCCATCGTGCCCATCAGCGACCAGAGCCTCATCGTCAGCATCCTGCTGATCCAATTGGTGGCGGCGGTGGGCGCCTACCTCTTCGTATGGCTCAGCAAGCGCTTCGGCAACCTGGGCGCGCTCACCATCGGCTGTTGCGTTTGGATCGCGTTGTGTGCCGGGGCCTATGGCATCCAATGGGCCTGGGAGTTCCATCTGCTGGCTTGCGGGGTGGGCCTGGTGATGGGCGGCAGCCAGGCGCTCTCGCGCAGCACCTACGCCAAGTTCCTGCCCGACACCATCGACCACGCCAGCTACTTCTCCTTCTACGATGTGAGCTTCTACGTGGGCACCGTGCTGGGCACCTTCGCCTACGGCCTGGTGTACCAGCTCACCGGCGATCTGCGCAACACGGTCATCATCATCGGCGGCTTCTTCGTGGTGGCGCTGGTGCTGCTGCTCCTGGTGCCGCGCCGCGAGGTGGCCCTGCCTGCGGAAGCCGCGTCCTGAGGCCCTTTACCTTCGCGCCACAAATGCGCGGCATGGACGACAAGAAGCCTTGGGACGTGGTGATCGTGGGCGGTGGCATCGTCGGCGCCGCCACCCTCTTCAAACTCCAATCCCGCTTCCCGGCGCTGCGCATCCTGCTGCTCGAGAAGGAGCGCGAACTGGCGGCCCACCAGACAGGCAACAACAGCGGGGTCATCCACAGTGGCATCTACTACAAGCCCGGCAGCTTCAAGGCGAAGAACTGCGTGCATGGCCGCCGTGAACTGGTGGCCTTCGCGCGGGAGCATGGTGTGAAGCATGACATCTGCGGCAAGCTCATCGTGGCCACGGACCAGGAGGAGTTGCCCCGTCTGGAGAAGATCCACCGCACGGGCATCGCCAACGGCATCGAGGACATGCGTGAGGTGGACGCGAACGGGATCCGCGAGATCGAGCCGCACTGCAAGGGCATAGCCGGACTACACGTGGGTTGCACGGGCATCATCGATTTCCGTGGCGCCACCAACAAGATGGCCGGTATCGCCCTGGGCATCAACCCCGCCAGCCGGGTGGCGTTGGGCGAGGAAGTGTCGGGCATCGCCCAGCAGGACGGCCTCAGCGTGGTGCGTACCTCCAAGGGCACCCACCGCGCCCGCTTCGCCATTTTCTGCGGCGGCCTGCAGAGCGATCGCCTCGCCAAGTCGGATGGCGCCGTGGTGCGCGAGCGCATCGTGGGCTTCCGCGGCGACTACTACGACCTCACGGACCAGGGGCGGCACAAGGTGCGCAACCTCATCTATCCGGTGCCCGATCCGCGCTTCCCTTTCCTCGGGGTCCACTTCACCCGCATGACCGACGGCAGTGTGGAGTGCGGACCCAATGCCGTGTTCACCTTCAAGCGTGAAGGTTACGGCAAGACCGACTTCGACCTGCGCGACAGCTGGGATGCGCTCAC is a window from the Flavobacteriales bacterium genome containing:
- a CDS encoding PorT family protein; its protein translation is MRTLTIIASIALGILSAHAQFDLGGKAGLNYHFQDARPGDKAPAGMERPDGDNGLGWHAGLFAEFSLGDRWLLRPEALYSTRLTRREISSTIGMGGTTTAIESDARGTLSYLEVPVLIGRRLGECLTLQAGPAMGLLLGNQVKVTGTQRVTTDGNTVTTSLDATTSSTDGLNAVEFAGVIGLGYRLDNGMDLGLRFWNGFTPLQEDTDIIRTKQRLIQLSVGWAFKRG
- a CDS encoding outer membrane beta-barrel protein; amino-acid sequence: MKKLILSGMALVMAGGMMAQSNQLSFGLDLALPMGDFGDAYTLGIGPAVGFELPVGDNLGITAQLSYQILMVDSDLSDFIKSASMMPIQVGLKYYFSEQQAGLYGHAQVGVHSSSVTTEDIDLGPFGKIEGTTNSSSNFSWAIGAGYQLEKLDIGLRYNSISPDSDAPDGTSSSTYIGLRVGYILSLK
- a CDS encoding OmpA family protein codes for the protein MKHTHTLTLLLAMACLPYAIHAQDDEKKDENLILNGSFEEMDGKLKRLGSIEMAKGWKSPTGVPADLFSETVAGSPVSAPRNQFGDQSALSGVNYAGVLWWSYQNKQPRSYLSAKLKTPMRKGQKYCVKYYVSLGDLSKYATNELGAYLSKIQVAKKETANLTYNPQIPVLRNKIYDDMFSWQGVCGVYEAQGEEQYLIIGNFAATEKTDTSKPKRPKGENRPQQMLAYYFIDDVSVTPVKSAAECTCEQIDKAESEYIFSRRGATTPGMKPAQRVDAMVIYFKRFQRNIDPAMESWIEEMARFMEEDPTIRVRLTGFIDETEKDRMRMRPDLETLAVERAEAVKEALVEAGIPASRISTAAKGAEELADDAGTEVAMSKNRRVEVELVR
- a CDS encoding MFS transporter, which translates into the protein MKKGDPRVIRGWTMYDWANSVYSLTITTAVFPVFYLAITHDGDTDLVLERHGLPSQSLYSYALSAGFLLVALITPVLSGIADHTGSKKKFLQAFCYLGAASCAGLFFFGLDTLWIGLLMVMLACVGFSGSLIFYDAFLPEIAEPKDHDRVSARGYTMGYLGSVILLVLNLLMVMKPGWFGIPDRDGLPARITFLTVAVWWAGFAQLAFRVLPDNPYGRKPTGDILLNGYHELRKVWRELRSTKRLNGYLMAFFVFNMGIQTIMYLAVTYAKEEVKDHDALGAIVPISDQSLIVSILLIQLVAAVGAYLFVWLSKRFGNLGALTIGCCVWIALCAGAYGIQWAWEFHLLACGVGLVMGGSQALSRSTYAKFLPDTIDHASYFSFYDVSFYVGTVLGTFAYGLVYQLTGDLRNTVIIIGGFFVVALVLLLLVPRREVALPAEAAS
- the lhgO gene encoding L-2-hydroxyglutarate oxidase produces the protein MDDKKPWDVVIVGGGIVGAATLFKLQSRFPALRILLLEKERELAAHQTGNNSGVIHSGIYYKPGSFKAKNCVHGRRELVAFAREHGVKHDICGKLIVATDQEELPRLEKIHRTGIANGIEDMREVDANGIREIEPHCKGIAGLHVGCTGIIDFRGATNKMAGIALGINPASRVALGEEVSGIAQQDGLSVVRTSKGTHRARFAIFCGGLQSDRLAKSDGAVVRERIVGFRGDYYDLTDQGRHKVRNLIYPVPDPRFPFLGVHFTRMTDGSVECGPNAVFTFKREGYGKTDFDLRDSWDALTYGGTWKLFLRNMGYGINEYRRAFSKRLFLRTLQRLIPSLTMEDIKPGRAGVRAMLLGTDGHMVDDFRIERRGAHIHVLNAPSPAATAALAIGQWVVDMATEELGIAGPVR